The window gtatctgtATAAAGGGGTAATATCAGTGGACTGgcctgcagaatgccagaataagagggggatagctagtcctatcgaagactacgcttctggtagcctccatcttgaagcatgtagaagagagtagctggtaagttcaccaagtatcatcacttagtataatcctacccgacgatcctcccctcgtcaccctgtgggaaagcgatcaccgggttgtatctggcacttgaaagtgtgtgttttattaagtatccgattctagttgtcataaggtcgaagtACAACTTCGGGTCATCTtcttaccgtggacacggctattcgaatagataaacttccctacagggttGCACCACaatacccaacacgctcgatccctctggttggacacactttcctgggtcatgcccggcctcggaagatcaacacgtcgcagccctaacTAGGCTCAACAGAGGGTCAGCaagccggtctaaatcctatgcgcggaggggtctgggaccatcgcccattgcacacctacacattgcgaatgcggccggtgagcagacctagcaacctccattacaaaggaagttgcgttacgcagtccagcccgacgcgcgccgctcaatcgctaacgttaagaaggcttcggctgataccacgacatcgagtgcccgtaactgttcccacgtagttggttagtgcatataggccagtggccagactcagatcaaataccgagATCTCGTTAAGCGGGTTactatgaagtaaccgcggacgtcgACCGGGGGCCAGGCCCATCTCtgacctaggtggtctcaacttgccctgtTGCTCTGCCACAAaaatccactcagagggccgtcgagaCAAATGAGCTTTCGgtccccaatccgtgaatcactcgcgggtactctatgagccgatccgactttagtcaccacatgtatcctgtatagtatgtatgtatgtatatatataccagttatcacctcccgagtgatcacggcccgataatatagcatagcggacggacaagaatgtagggccactgatgataaactagcaacctatactaggcATGTAGGATTTCAGGTAAAGGTATCagcaattgtagcaacaatgataggctatgcagcagaataggattaaccgaaagcagtaacatgctacattactctattgcaagcagtagagagaaggaatatgcgatatcgggttgatcaaggggggtttgcCTAGTTGTTCTGGCAAGAGggaggggtcgttgtcgatgtagtcgatcacggggGTATCGGCAGCGGTCTCAGGGCCTatcgaaaagaagtaacggagggggaacacaataaataacagagcaatcaaagcatcacaaagcataacatggcaatacgtggtgctaggagtgacctaacgcggtacaaggcgaaggggggaacatccgggaaagtattcccggtgtttggcattttcggacaaacgaaccgaAGGGGATGATTGCACGTCCACTAAACTATGGATGTGTGGCAAACGAGCGGATTGCGTACTCGGATTTGTctcatttttctgagcaacttacatgtacaaagtatttttcaTTCgaattacggattattttatatgaattttcaaagttttaaacattttctagaatttaaaataACTCAAAAATAAAACAGTAAATAGTTTTGTCACCTAGTGTTACTCTAGCCTATGAGTCTGGTTGTGGGGTCAGTggggctgggttgacccagtcaaaggATAAATAGTGTAGGCAGGTCCTGGCTGTCATGGTCACTAGTTGTATTAGATTAGTTAGTTTTTGTTTAATTATCAGAGGGCCCCTCTGTCATTGGCCACTAGGCTAACCTAAcaattaattaacctaactaatgcTGCTAATTAGTGCCTAAATTAATTGGCCTAGCCCACAGGATGTgagcacacatgcatgcatgtgtgcgtcggccatggccatggccatggcgttGGCCAAGGTAGGCACAGTTGTAGTAGTAGCGAGCAACAGCGGCGACAGGAGCATCAGCTGCGCGCAAGGCAGCAGCAGCAAGTGAACAGGTGGCGCGAGCGGCGGATATGGCGAAGGCCGAGCGGCAGCAGGGTGGAGCTCAACGCCAGGACGGTGGGGTCGCGGCCACGAGCAGGAGGGCGCGCGCGGGGAGCGGCCTCGCGCAGGCGGGCGCGGCCAGATGCGACGTGGGCGCGCGGCAGCAGCAGACGACGGTTAAGCACCAGGAGCTCACGCACGCACATACCTATGCCGGTACGAGTACGCCCGACGCGAGCTCAGATGTGCTCCGGGACGGCAAACAGTGACCAAATCGAGGTGAAGGAACGGGATCCGGAGGAAGGCTCACCGGGGAGGACGtaggcgagctcggggaaggtcaGGGAGGCGCCAGTGGTGGAGATCGACAGTGATGGTCGCGGCGGCTGTGGTGGAGATGATGGCTGATCCGGTTGCACGGGCCCCCGTGGCTCGCGCTGGTGAGTGCGTACTGCATGGACGAGCGCGGCTAGGCCTCTGGATGCCGTGGCGGGGCTGGGAAGCGACGATGGCCGCGGGTCGACGGCGATGTGTCCGGCGGACGAActcgagggggggagagagagagcgtgGGGCGCGAGGTGGAAAGGGAGGGAGCTAGGGTTCGCAGAGGGGTTGGGGACGGGGTCTTGTAGTCGTCCGCGACCATAGGGGAGCATCGGTGTCGAGCATCGGTCGGCGATGGCTCATCCGAGCCGCTCGCGTGCTGACACGCACGAGGAAGAAGGCGATGGTCATTAGATGTGGGCTGGGCCAAATTCTGTGCATTGCTAGGCCTAAGTGCATAGTGCCATTTTCTTATTTTGCATTTCTGTAACAAAATCTGCTACTGTTTTCTATTTAGTTTAGATAGCAATTGATTATTGTTTATTATGAAACTTGTCACACAAATACAGGGAAACACCCTGGGGCTGCACAAAAAGTTTCAAAGTATTTGGGATTGTTTATTTgtttttagaaaatgaaaaggtCAACTAAAAGGATGTTGGTCCAGTGTTATAATTCCCAGGGgcatttaaaaataaaaaatagttgTTAATGCAATACAATTATGTAGTGAATATCTCAAcctaatgaacatttttaatttaccatttgaagaaataataatttgacgtGTTATTTGAATTTTAATCAAGTGACAATTGGCTTAGTAAAAtggtgatgacatggcatcattagggtaAGGTTATTGTATCTTAACTACGGggtgttacaaaactcctccactacaagaaatctagTCCCGAGATtgaaggggtggagtaaggggaaaagaCTAGGTTACAAAATTCTAGTGATTCTCCTCgatcttggttgttcttctcgaagaggttgatccattacgttgatgtcttcatttctctgcttcaagtcatcatTACGAAGCCgacatcctttcttcaggatctccatcgtacttacggaaaagataagggggaagactcgggaaggacggagcttaACACTGTTAGGTACctggggctatctcagtgaacgagGCATAGAGGTATCTCTCAAGTTGTAATTCAATaaagtcatcgagagcaaagtaaggtgtAATAAGAaatttcaagcggataggcaatcctTCGTTGTCTGAAACATAGTGTGAAAGGGGTTCGGAGCAATGGGAATATGTaatgtgtctgataccagaatcgATGAGCTCtcagaaggtggctcatgaataACACACAAGGCCAcgcatgaggaataactttggaaacatggGGTGTACacgagagtcaggtttcaatcctgtggaactatgggttatgggcccaccatgtgggaaaagtaggaagggtggtgcgTCTTGCACGATCAagtaagcaaggcatgttagaggatatCCTATCAGCTATgccggcaacaacatcgataccaagtgcgagggacgaagagaaccattttcatgCTCGTTGAAACAAGGCAGAataataggcaaagttctcgtcaatcggtggttaccagaatgttatcaacaatagtaacagggtcttactgacagattTGTACACCAAGGTATTTACATAAGCAAAAAAATAttattgcttagatcatatagatcacaagaaaggttaaacaaaacaatgggaaggaaaacgcgattatcagattaaacagaacaatagaaaggaaaatgtgtttaaacacatctttTAGGGGGTATAACCTTCCAatgacaagtagagcatgatatccatgacaggatataacgtagaaaaccctttaggaaaggggagagaaattttatgacattacccatacaatgatgtttggataattgataaagaagatttagcattgtgcttcaaatgttcttattgaagatcagagtaccacagacatgctccGAGATGgcattgacaaggtcttcaagcaaaggtcggactttggatacacgaaggattcatcaggaacaacttgtagaataagtcttaccatttccttgtaaaacaggcaaaaaatagcaactggcacttggcactaagttaataggttagtcccaaaaaatgataatattacatatagaacatccaagattgatactatgatagcatggaacaataaaaaattatagatacgttgaagacgtatcaggggGCACCATGCTCTTTCAACTTTCATGCCAGGTGCACACATACTTAGCATTCTCTTCACCTGAACAATGAGATGTATGtttttttatttctttgcttgAATGATGTCTATATTCCTCGGTTCTGTGCATTCATGCATAGGGTTGATCGAGATGGCCATGAAGAACTCATTGATCGATGGTGATGACTTCAAGAGCGGGAAACCAAGATGAAGTCCATCCTAGGAGACTTCCTCTTCGGTGCTGGAATCAAGGTAAGGAAACTTATGGGGGATGGTCATTCAAATCCTCCCATTGTCAAACTAGAAATTTTTTAACTGATAAAATACTTGTTTGTGTTTTTATCGCAGCCCACCTCGATTGCCAGCTATAACCACCTAGGCAACAACAACGACATGAACATCTCGACAACGCATGTATTTCGGTCCAAAGATATCTCCAAGAGCGGCACGGTGGATGACATGGTCGTCAACAACGGCATCCTTTACAACCCCGGGGAGCATCCCGACCACGTCATTGTGATAAAGGTTTTTTTTTGCAGAGTCCTTGCATGCAATGTGCAGAGTTCAGTGAAAACTTGTTAGAAACCTAAATAAATGATCCATTCATGATACTGTAGTACATGTCGTATGTCAGGGATAGCAAGAGGGCCATGGACGAGTACTCCTCTGAGATCTTCATGGGTGGCAGGAACACCACCATGTTGCACAACATCCGCGAGGACTCGCTCCTTGCCGCACCCATCATCCTTGACCTGGTGCTCCTAGTTGAGCTCAACACAAGGATCCAGCTGAAAGCCCAAGGCCAGGCAAAATGTTCCCCAAATGAGATGTTTGTGTTGTTGATGAtgctcttcatttctattttttcTCATTTGGTTCACTGTGTAGGAAAAGTTCCATTCTTTTCACCCGGTGGCCACCATCTTGAGCTACCTCAGCAAGGCCCATCTTGTAAGTGCATTCATTTCTCCCTGCAAATTTAATGTCACCTACACCTATAATCACATTAAAGTTTTAACTTCATAAATTTAGTAAATGTTTCATCATTTATAAAATAATTTGGTTCTTGGGATAGGTTCCCAGGGACACCGGTGGTGAATGCGTTGGCCAAGCAGAGAGCCATGTTGGAGAATAGGGCATGTGTCGGGCTAGCTCCTGAGAACAACATGATGTTTGAGCAAAAGTGATCCGCCCGACAAAATCCTCTCATCACAATGGGAAGAGCAAAGGATCAACACTAGAAGGAATAACAAGAGTCCTGGTGTCAAGGCAGTTAGATTCTATTGGAGCTTTTAGCTCATCCATTGGATCTTCAGTTTTTCCTTGTTTTGTACGATTTTTGGTGATGGAGATTAATCCAGTCATCTTCTTTAGTTATATTTGCTTATTATGGAACCGGTAGAATTGGTCAGACTAACACTTGGCCTTTTATTCTGAAATGGCTTGCCTTGTGCTTTTGAATGCTTCATAATCAACCTCCTTTGTGGCTTGAAACATGGTAGTTTTTCCGTACAATTTTCTACCTATGAAAAAAAAGGCTAGAAGGTAGCTAACATGTAATTTCAATTTTAGGAGCATCTTCATTTGAAAAGAAATTTGAGTGACGGGGTTTGCTAATACATTTTGCACGCCCTTCCATTCACTAGAAAGCATATTTTGATGATATGGGAAAAAGGGCTAACAACTATAATTGATAGTGTGGAGACGTTCCAGTATTTCAGTAACAATTTGACGCCATATTGCCTATGTGAGTAACCTAACTAGattaccctacccattgccatcgtCACATGCATGGCGGGTACAGTAAATTGCATAGGCCAACTTGACGACACACATGTCTCGCGGTTTGTTGATAATGATATTTTCATTCAGTTCTTATATCAAGCCGGTACAACCGCATTGAACAAATGTTCGGCATCTACATAACAAGATGCACACAGTCAACACATCCAAAAAAGACGCCATCTTACAAAAATATTAAAAACTAGTGGGAGTACCCACGCAATTGTGCCGCTAGATTTTAATATATTTTATAAACAATTtgctttttaattttattttaatCATCTAGACTGCATTTTTTGTGACATTGTACGGAAGTATAGTTATATTGCTTGTTGAACGCTCTGTATGCAACTTTTAGCTTTACTtggaaaaatgcccgtgcgttgcaccgggagaaAAAATACAAATCGAATGCTATGCGAACCTAAAGCAAAAAAGAGAAATACTTTATTAGTAAACAAACCAAAACCTAGAAGTTGTTAGGGTATTTGCCAAACTTTGGTTGACACTTCTCGTAGGCCCATATTTTGCATCTAAGAAACTGAGCTTCAGTGCATACTACACTCTTTAGCTTCAAAAAAAGCTTCGCAAAGCCAACTGACCATTATAGGCAGTATATGTATCAGCGGCAAAGGACAAATAATTCTATATAACGGGAAGAATAATAATTGCAAACTAATTGTACATATAAAAAGGGCAAGAACACAAATATGATCATCTGAAATGAAGTTTGAATATAACAGCAGCAGACCAGAACTTTGTTCTCAAAGTGAGGTAAAAGTCAAACATTTTATGAACACATGATTTGTTTTATTTTTAAGTGATTTTGTGAACAATTTTAAATGTTTCTAAAATTGGAACATTTTTGGGAATTTTCAGCATTTCTTAAAAAGTGTgaacatatataaaatataaataTATTTGCGAAACCTAGAACAATTCGAAACGCTCATTATCTTAGAAAAGACACGCTCGGTGTCGGTAATTAAAATACGATTGTTGGTGTCTAGACCATGGAGTATGGAGTTAAAAAATGTCGTAGTGGTGTACTTTGATGACACCTCCTTCAACATGGCATTATCACCAGATGGAAAAATAGTGGTGTATTTGTTTCTTATTGGACATACCGATGATGGAATGTTCTATACTATTCGAGAGTTTAATAACAAATTCTAAAGTTCTTTTCAGAATTTTGAAAACATTTGAATGCGAACAGAATTTTACTGTGTTGGTTTTTTCTAGAAATAGTTGTTCGTTCGGTTTGGAAGATTTTATTTGTTTCCATAGAAAATATGCATGAATGTCTTGTATAAATAAAGTGTGGTCATACCACCCTTGGGCTAAAAATAGTGGACCCAGCATAAAAGTTCAAATGGGCATAAGGCAGAATAGAGACCTATAAAGAGTTCATTCTGTACGTTAGATATGTATTTTACGGTACATCTGGAAATTGCAGACAtttagttatcaaaatgtgtaagTGGCAAAGTATAATAATTTAAACCAATTATTAATCACAAACTCAGAATTATTGTAATTACCAATGACTCAAAAGCTTTTACAAAATAACGACAACACTGCATACACAAAAGATAAATACATCTAACAGATGTGCATAAAGGCATAGCTAGGTTTTCTCCGAtaaatcctactccctccgttccaaaatagatgacccaactttgtactaataattagtacaaagttgggtcatctattttgaaacggagggagtagttttttagCAATTGAAAAATCCTAGTTTTTTAGAAATTGATAAATCCTAGTGGTATAACGCTTTTTTGAGTTTGTCCTTCCGTGGAGCCTGCACACATTTGGCACCAAATCCGGCCCAGGCCCACCCCCTCTTCACTACTCATGATCGTTCTATCCCATGTATTTGCAGTCTGTTTGTTGATTTTTGAGGAGGCTGATTGATATTATGGATAATCTGCAATTGTATATAAACTGATGATAATCAatttaggggagcgaggtgggacaaaAAAATCGAACGCAAACGACCCACGACCAGACAGAGTTGTGCGTGAAAGCCATGGCCGTCGGTCGCACAGAGGGGCAGTGCCTCTCGATCCCGCTCGCCGCCACCCTCGCATGTTCGCCCCTCCGACGAGGCCGCCGCCCCTCCGACCTCCACTCTCATCCGTCcgcgcctccttcctttcttcCATTATCCTCCTCTTTTGTTCTCTGCCCGGATGCGCAGGATCTGCTGCCTCTGCCCATGGCGCCAACGCACAGCTGGGCCCCGTCCGACACCACAACAGNNNNNNNNNNNNNNNNNNNNNNNNNNNNNNNNNNNNNNNNNNNNNNNNNNNNNNNNNNNNNNNNNNNNNNNNNNNNNNNNNNNNNNNNNNNNNNNNNNNNNNNNNNNNNNNNNNNNNNNNNNNNNNNNNNNNNNNNNNNNNNNNNNNNNNNNNNNNNNNNNNNNNNNNNNNNNNNNNNNNNNNNNNNNNNNNNNNNNNNNNNNNNNNNNNNNNNNNNNNNNNNNNNNNNNNNNNNNNNNNNNNNNNNNNNNNNNNNNNNNNNNNNNNNNNNNNNNNNNNNNNNNNNNNNNNNNNNNNNNNNNNNNNNNNNNNNNNNNNNNNNNNNNNNNNNNNNNNNNNNNNNNNNNNNNNNNNNNNNNNNNNNNNNNNNNNNNNNNNNNNNNNNNNNNNNNNNNNNNNNNNNNNNNNNNNNNNNNNNNNNNNNNNNNNNNNCTGCCACCTGAAAAAGGATCACGGGTTAAATGTACCAAATTACGGGGTTACAGGGTGTATTTTGCAAGATCGAATCGTTTTTCTAATATCCACTTGAAAAGGGAGTGCGGGTTAAATACGTAAAACATCAGGGACTTTTTAAAAAAACatcgtgacggtgaacccgacagactcaattcgtgctttattattactagcacaaatacccgtgcgttgcaacggggaaaaCAATCAGATTATGCAGATGTGGTAGAGATAATAGAAGTTTTTAACATATGCAAGGATGAGGTAAGGACTTTTAAAAGTCTgaagttgtgtcaattttttggggCTGAATGTTAATACAGAAATACGAAAACCCTTTTCGTGACACACAATgtactaaataaaatcataaaacgaCGTCCATGGATCCCCAAAAAAACCTCTATGTAAGCGGGTTCATTTTGTTCTTTATTTATGGTTCTGATGAACGTATATGTTTGATTTTTGTTGAATATCTTCTAAAAATCACATTTTTTTTAAATTCCCAAACATGTTTTGAATacaaaataaaactatgaatatTTTTTACCTGTgattttttccaaaatcatgagTTCTTCTATAATATGTTAATAGTTTTTTAAAATTCCGGACATTTTATGAATTTCCAAAAcaattttgaattcatgaacaatttaTGAGTTCTCAAAAAATTCCAAGAATCTGTAAGTAGCAAAGTATAATAATTTGaaccaaatttatttattttttatttataaaaTATTTACCCAATCCAGTCAGCAAGGCCGCGGCCCCTACCCTAATCCGCCCAAGGCCCAGCCAAACCCCTCCTTAACCCTAGCGATCAGGTGCCCTTCCCAGTCGATCCCCATCTCCTCACCCTCTCGATCCCCTCAGCGCCGCTGCTAGTTTCAGAGATGATACGTAGCCTACCGTTCCTTCACGGGTCATGTCTTGATGCTGATTGTGCTATTCCCCTATCCCCTCTTTTCATTGTCGGGGATAATTCCCTCCTTCGACTACTCGTTTGACTTCTGATACGGCAAGGCCGTGGATGTATAAAAGTTGGTAGGATTGTATGAGAAGTAGCGAGGTGGGTCTATTGTTTTGGTAGCAACCTTGTTTTGCGCCATAAGCAGACCAGCCATAAGTTGATTGTGTCCTTCAGGACGGAGGGCCTGGTCGTTGGAAAGTCATGGCAATTATTTTTGCATTGTTTAAAAAAAAAGTGGAACACAGGCCCAGTACAGCCCATGTGGGGTGACCCGGGGCGACGGGAAGCTTATTATGACACGGGACGGACGGACGGAAAGCGTATTAGTACCACCTTGCATATAGAAAATAAATATAAACGTGTTGAAGAACAAAAACtgaaagcgtattatgacatgagaagaaagcgtattgtgacggtgaattcgacaaagtcaatccatgctttattattaggaagagactagcacaaatgcccgtgcgttgcaacgggagaaaaattgATGTGAAAATTCTGCGTGCAAAAAAGTTCCTTGTGTTGCAATGGATATTATAAAGTAAATCTGAGAGTTTGTTTGGTCACCTTTCTTTTGGTGTGAAACTACTGGCATGCAATGTTGATGCTTGAAAACAAAAAATAATGATTTATATCTACATGTGACATTGACCTATAAAGTTTCACTATATTATCAATCAAATACAAACCACTTTCATATATTGCACAAGCAATTTACAAAGAAAATTATTATTGTGTTTGGATCAAAATCTACTACCTTCGCTTCCAAAGAAAAAAAATTCGACTACACATGATTCTCAATATGAGCAAATCTTTGTATAAATCTATGCAAACCAAATCACTAAAGTTACTCACCAAGATGCACGATGTGATTTCAATGCAGAAAATGTAATATAAATTTGTAGAACTTGCTTAATGGAAGATAATCAGCTGCCCCAACATTTTTCGGCTGCTATGAAACTGGGTCCTTCTATGTCTTCCATATTCCACAACTGGGCCCTTCTATCTTTGCATCTGTCTCCTGATGAAAAAATTGAACTTATTTAACCTGTATGTGGAATATATTCTAGAACCAACCACGTCAGCACCGGCTATCGGGTGGAATATATTCTACCACTCACTTACGGGCACGCCTGCACCGGCCATGTCATCTTAGGGCCTACTGAAAGCTTATCAAGTTGCTCGCCTGCGTCAAAATCCCCAATCCCTTCGCCAATCCATGACCTTAGATTGCAACAAACGAAAAATATTGTAAAACTTCCTTCGTGTTTCTTATATACAATTCTGATAAACATCAATGATAAGTTTATAAAGTTATTGCTTTTTAAAGTATGAAGTGTGGACGTAAAGAAGCCACCCTAACATCCTTCATCTGTTGGAATAGTGGTGTATTGGTTAGTCTTGTAATCGGTTTTGTCTTTTATTTTTTGGAAAAACAAATATATTTCTTTCTTTTAAAATAATTtaactattttgttttttcttattagAATTGAAACATGTTTTGAAAATGAACGTTGTTTTGAAACACATGTTTTCTTGAAAGAGAATCTTTTTAAATTTTGTGATCAAATTTTAATGTTTTTTCTAAAGAAAGATGGAACTTTTTTTGGTAATTTTGAGCATTTTCTTAAATGCGTGAACATAATCAAAAGCATGAATTTTTTAAAGCAAGAACAATTTGAAACACTCCTTGTCTTAAAACAAATCACACATACTCCGGTGTCTGCAATTAAAAATAGGATTGTTGGTGTCCATACCATGTAATATAAAGTTGAGAAAGTCGTAGGATGTCTTTTGATGGCGCCTCCTTCAGCTTAGTACTATAATCAGGTGGAAGTGAAATGGTGTAACTATTTTTAGCAGGATATACAAATAGTATACTATTCGAGAGTTTAATAACTGATCTAAATTTTTTCTAAGAATTTCCAAAAGAATAAGATTTGCAAACGACTTTTTTGGATGAAAGATGGTGCAattattttttagaaaatgttGGTTATTTGATTTGCAAGATTATATTTTGTCCCTTTTCTATTGCACTATTTGAACTTGGCCATCATCACCATAAATAGCAAGCTTTTCTATGTTCTCCATCACAGGTAAATTTCGGGTGGATTGTCAAAAAAGGGGTAAATTTTAAGATGTAGCGTTGTTAGTTGTCACATTCTCTTTACTCTTCGGTAGAAATATTTATTTCCAATATTTCAATCATTAATTATTTTATCTACTGATGTACTCATTAGATGTTTTTGGCTTGAACATTAGACTATATCGGTGCTCATTAGAAAAAATCTACAATTGGTGCTAGCACGCATGGCAACCTCCAGCAGCTTCTGGCCGGTGCAGCCATTAAAAAAAGCAAAATTCACAGCAATAATCCCCACCGAGACCACTACTACTGTGTGGAGACGTGGACATCTGCTGCTCTCCTTCCTCCTTCCCGTCTCTTTATCCATCTATCCAGCGCCTTCCCACCCATCAGCGCTACTCTCCCTCTTCTCTCTATCCATGGCTCTAGCACACAACACACCATGCACCCTTCTACTCCAGCCCACAGTGCCGCGTTCCCCTCTCTCTTCCCTCCTCCACATCGCAAAGCAcaaccctctccctctctcctcgccCCTGGCGTTCGTTCCGTTGACCCCATCTCTCTCTTCCCCTTCAC of the Triticum aestivum cultivar Chinese Spring unplaced genomic scaffold, IWGSC CS RefSeq v2.1 scaffold115757, whole genome shotgun sequence genome contains:
- the LOC123172126 gene encoding uncharacterized protein isoform X1 — its product is MLPYGRGRLQDPVPNPSANPSSLPFHLAPHALSLPPSSSSAGHIAVDPRPSSLPSPATASRGLAALVHAVRTHQREPRGPVQPDQPSSPPQPPRPSLSISTTGASLTFPELAYVLPGPETAADTPVIDYIDNDPSLLPEQLGKPPLINPISHIPSLYCLQ
- the LOC123172126 gene encoding uncharacterized protein isoform X2, with the translated sequence MLPYGRGRLQDPVPNPSANPSSLPFHLAPHALSLPPSSSSAGHIAVDPRPSSLPSPATASRGLAALVHAVRTHQREPRGPVQPDQPSSPPQPPRPSLSISTTGASLTFPELAYVLPDVGAQEPDATIDDDSYYIEGAYY